The Silene latifolia isolate original U9 population chromosome 4, ASM4854445v1, whole genome shotgun sequence region CCAAGGTTGCAATGAAGAAGACCCCACAAGGTAAATAGTGGGACACCTAAATTGACTGCTAATGCCATTAAAGGTCATTACCAAAGTAAATAATTTAGATAAAAAaatgtagtaataataataaagcaaCACAAAGGCACCTCTGTAAGACTGCAAGTCTGCAACTATAAAGTGCTAACACATTGATATTTGGAACTTGGAAGTACTTGTTAAATCATACTCCATAAATTACATGTTAGTATGTTATTTTACTCCCTACTTGTGATTAAACTTATCTTTAAACCAAAAAAATATTAATCCAAACTACTAAAAGTTATAAAACGGAACGTATGctacaaaaaacacaaaaattccaaagagacggtctctcattagcgttattgagagacctctcacatgatggggtgaggAATCCACTATTTTCTTTCCCTATTATATAttccactaaattagtgggagatgGTCTCTCATAAGACCTACTGAAAAACAAATGTACTAATAAAAATGGTAACAATCTACAACTAAAGGGGTATGCTTGTAATAAAGACGTGACATGTGCAAAAAAAATAAGAATTGTTTTGAGtcacaataaaaaaataaaaggatTAGAAAAACATGTAAAAGTGTATAGGAAAAGTAATTTCTCAATAATTTAGTGTCTGTGAGAGactgtctttcataaatttttaaGTTAATCTTTTAGGTTGGTAAAAAATTATTCCAAAATTGTTCATTTATACGGAAATTTCTTTTTACCCCTACTTTACGAGATTAAGGATATAACTAATAACTATTAAATGAACTATTGACTATAGGCACTATTGATTGCTCATTTCGCCTAAGTCAATAATTTACAATTATTTTATTTCTCCCtagcaaaataaaataaatttaaagcATTCACTAGAACGGGGGGAGTAAAAGTTAATCACAAATATGCATAAGGAATTATTCATTTTAGAAATACTAAGTAATTAATGGACcaagaaaaaggaaagaaatacGAGTACTAAGTAACTAAATGATTGAAAATATTGATACCAAGTAACACTAAATACGCCTTTTCTATCATGTGCCCATTGCCCACTAGGCACATGATaagaaaatcaaaatggaaatatttAAACCTATTCTTATGGGTGGTAAATGTGGTTCCTTAtttcaatttcccataaaatAGCTTTAATTATTTCCATTTTTAGTTTTCTTAGAAAAACCCTTATAAATATAAGGAAAAAATACAAATAATCACCACGTATTTGTGTGTTTTTACAAATTaccatcacgtatttgcctttttacaaataacccccaactTTACTGTATACTTCGGATCACCACCGTATTTTGAGATTGAGTATGGTTTTTCTTATTTCTCGACTTATTAAGTGTCGATTTATGCGGAATACCAAGATTGCCCTCATTACCCCCATTTCATCAACCAAGTAACACCAATTCAATTGAGGAATCCTAAATCCCCAAATCCATTTGCTTATCACTCTTCAATTCATTTTTCTAACACAATTAATGTCCTATCATTCAGAAACTAATTCAATGATGAAACAAATCAAAATCACATCCATTTACTCAGAAGTACCAAGTCGCAAATTATCTTTGAACCTCATACAGCCACAACTAAGACTGGTCTCATCTAGTCAACCTCCAACAAATTGCTCCACTACGTCGACAATTTACAAGAGATAAAAAAATCATTACTTTGTGATACTTCCAAGTTCCAACACTGATATACTATCGAAACAGAAATGTACAAGAGAGAACCTCGCAATTACATAGTAAAACGTCAAAAAATCAAACACGGAAACAAACTATAAGAACTTTAAATGGATGTGATTATGATTGGTTTCTGAATTGAGGAGTAAGAAGCAAACAAATTGGTGAAATTTATTACTCCCCCATATTCAcaattttcttccctatttccttaaacgaattattcaggttttcttctcctttccttttttggaaacttttactcttatttaattaattcttctctcctatcaccaaaccccacccaactcacaattccttatttaatttctatttattcattcctctctcttaTCACCAAATCCACACAACTCaaaattccttatttaattcctaattattcattcatctctcctatcaccaaaccacacccaactcacaattcataTTTTATTCCCCTCCTAAAATTTTGTGCCCAAAACAAAGGGGAATAAaatggagaataggagggagtatatgaatTTGGGGCTTAAGATTTCTTAATTGGATTGGGGAAAATATTGTGTTATTTGGGTGATGAATTGAAGGAAGTGAGGGCAATCTTGGAATTATGCGTAAATTGTCATTTAACAAgtcggaaaataagaaaaatcatACTCCGCCCAAAATACGGTGGTAATCCGGAAGTATACAGTGAagttgggggttatttgtaaaaaggcaaatacgtggtggtaatttgtaaaaacaTGCAAATACGTGGTGATTATTTCTAATTTTTCCTAAATATAAAGAATAAGAGTTAGCTCAATGATAAGAGCTCTCTTACTCCAACTCAGAGGGTAAGTTCGGTAAGCGTTCAATTTTTACCCGCGACATAGTTAACttatccgaaaaaaaaaaaagaaaaaaggtaactataaatataacaaaAATTAAACAAAAAGCTTTGAGAAAACTTTTTGACCCGTATTTTGAGTTCAACCCGAACTTACACATACAATTGGCATACACAGGACCCCGTAAAAAAAAATTCTGGATCCGGCCACTGCTGCCCGTGCAGTGGTTAACACTACTTAACTCGAGAGCATAAACCCACACGAACCCCTGCACGTCTGCAGCCTCACCTCAACAATGGTGGCACTGTCCAAACCCTTCTCCGCAATCCTCCACCGCATCAAATCCCTCTCTCTCCACCGTCTCAACCACCTCCCACTACCCACACCCCTCTCCTTCGCCGCCTTGTATACGCGTCTCTCTGTTTACTCTAATTGTCGGCCCACCATTTCTACCTGTAATGCTGTTTTCTATGCGTTGCTTAGACAACGTCGGTATTCCGGCTTTTTGTCGCTTAATCGCTTTAATATTCAACCCGGTATGTTTCTGAGTTTGTTgtttttgattgattgattgattgtgtGAAATTGGATCATGTACTGATTTCACATAGCGATTTATCgatttatcatgttttcattttcaATGGAGTCTGTACTTCATTATTTTGGTTATGAGTTTTGGTGCCGGATTACAATGGAATAAAGAAAAATGACTCAACAGATTGGTTTACTTTGAGGTAGCAGTCACGATTCCCGAGGCGGGTTGTGTACATCTAGCCTCCTTTCCATCCCATTAGTGGGAGTCCTTTAGGCAATGGGGTAATGCTGTTGTTGTTAGCCTTCGGAAATTTTATTGATGCCAAAAAGATAtggtactccctctgtcccagtCAAAAATTTACacgcaaatgtaaactattcattgggacagagggagtaattgaTAATGTACTTGTTCGGTTAGAAGAATTAGTGTTTGTCTATACTATGATCCCAACTGTTGAAAAAAGATATTGCTATGGGTTGTTTGATTATGTAACGCGGAAAAAGGAACACATCAACTGTATGAGCATTTGATGAATCAAACTACTCGTAATTGACTAGCTGCACTATTTGATTGAATTTAACGTCACCTGCCTTCGTTATACTGTGATTACTGCTGTCGATGTAGTAGTTCCAAAGTTTGGATTTTTAAAACATGATAACATTATCTTAGTTTTTCAATGGTAGAATAATGGTAGATACATTTGCCGAGCAACTATTTTTGCCAACATAAAGCTATTgattgattaatttttttttatcatatcaCCTATACAGAAAGATTCTTTAGCAATATATCAACCCGAATTCAAGTAGAAGAAGAACATTTGTTGGATGAAGAACAAAACTTGGAATGTGTTAGCATAGCAAACAGGTCATATTGGACTAAAAGGATTCATAAGCTTTGCGCAATTGATGAAAACGTGGACGAAGCTCTTCGCTTATTGGATCGCCTTCGTTTGAAAGGCTACCGTCCTGACTCTTTGAATATCAGCAGTTTAATCCATGCCCTTTGTAAGGCACGCCGTTTTACTGAGGCTCATCAGAGGTTTATGTTCTCGGTTGCTGCTCGTTGCGTTCCAAATGAGCGTACTTGCAGTGTGCTCATTGCGCGCTTGCTTGATGCTCATACCCCTCATGTTACTCTTGTTTTGATTCAATGTTTGACTGATGTTAATCCAGAGTTTGTGCCCTCTTTGACGAATTATAATAGATTaattgatcaattctgcaaacATTTTGAGCCTAATGTAGCCCATAAGGTGCTGTTGGACATGATGTTGAGGGGGCACTACCCGGGTGTGATTTCCTATACAACACTGATCAATGGGTATTGTAAATATGGAGATTTGGAAGCTGCGTTTAAACTCTTTGCCGAAATGTACAAGAAGGGTGTGGTGCCCAATTCCTTGACTTATAGTGTTTTGGTTAGTGGGATTTTGAGTAGCCGTGACATTGAAGATGGAAAGAAGCTCATGAGTCATCTTTGGGAGTGTATGATGAGGGGAGATGACCCATCTGTTAAATGTGCAGCATTTGCCAATCTTGTCGACAGTTTGAGTAGGGAAGGTTTCTTTCATGAAGTGTTCCGAATTGCTGAGGATATGCCTCAAGGGAATAGCATTTGTCATAAGTTTGCATATTCTCAAATGGTAGATTCCTTGTGCAAAGCTGGTAGGCATCACGGTGCTTCAAGGATAGTGTATATAATGAGAAAGAGAGGGTTTACACCGAGTTTGGCATCTTATAATTCCATCATTCATGGGTTAAGTAAGGATGGTGGATGCATGAGGGCATTTCAATTGTTTCAAGAGGGAATTACATTTGGGTTCATTCCGTCTGAATACACTTACAAAATTTTGATCGAAACCCTTTGTCAGGAAGGTGATGTACATAAGGCAAAGGAGATTCTTGAATACATCCTCAAGCTAAAAGTTGTTGACAAAACTAGAGTATATAATATATATCTTAGGGCTCTTTGTTTGATAAATAATGCTACAGAGCTCTTAAATACATTGGTTCTGATGCTGCAGACTCAATGTAAGCCTGATGTTATCACCCTTAATACAGTGTTAAATGGATTATGTAAAATGGGGAGGATTCAAGATGCAATGAAAGTATTTAATGACATGGCTATGGGCAAATTTTCTGAACCTGATACAGTAACTTTCACTATTGTAATTGGTGGCTTGTTAGATGCCGGAGAAGTGCAAAAAGCTCTTGTTTTGCTGCATGAGAATATGCCACAAAGATGTCTTAGGCCTAACGTTGTTACTTATAATGCTGTTATTCGCGGATTGCTTAAGCTTGGTAAGGCTAATGAAGCGATAGAGATTTACAGAACAATGGTAACCCAAGGTATTAATGCCGATAGCACCACATATACTATAATTATTGATGGGCTATGTGCAGCGGCTCGTTTAGATGAGGTCAAAAGATTTTGGGTGGAAGTTGTATGGCCTTCTAAAGTTCATGACGATTTTGTTTATGCCTCCATTTTAAAGGGTCTTTCCCGATCAGGTAAGTTGGATGAGGCTTGCCATTTCTTGTATGAGTTAGTAGATTGTGGGGTATCCCCAAATATTTACAATTATAACATCTTGATTGATGCTGCTTGTAAGTCGGGGTCAAAGAAATATGCTTACGAGATTATTGGAGAGATGAGAAAGAATGGGCTGTCTCCAGATGCTGTTACTTGGAGAATCCTGGATAAACTGCACAGTGGTAAGCATATAGAAGAGCAAACGGGGTAGAAATGGCTGCTCAGTGTTGATTGTATCGCGGATAGTGTCTCAGGATGCTTAGGATGAATGCGTATTTGTGATGGAAAACTTAGAAAGACACTTGCTTTTCAGTCTTAAATTGAATGGCAATGTGAACTCATTGAACTGCTCAGTGCTCTGAGCAATTTCACTCTAAAAATGGTATTATCTAGGTAAATATCCCCTTTTTAAGTCAATGCTGTCGTTTTTCTGGTCTTTACTTAAAGTGGTAGACATTTGGTGTCTTGAAGGAAGTTGTATATCCAATATGAAGTATAGGCAGTTTATCCTGTTTACTCTGTTTCCTTAAGAGTGCATTTTTACTTCAACATTCATAGATGTCAGTCTGTTTATTCTAATTGTTGTCCCACCATATTTACTTGTACTGCTGTTTTAATGCGCTGCTTAGGCAAAGTTGGTATTCTGACTTTTTGTCACTTCATTGCTTTATTACCCAAGTCGGCACATTTCTGAGTTGTGTTAGGTTGAGAAGATTTGTGTTTGTGATGGATTGTGCGAAATTGGATGGTTGTTTGATTAGGTGGCTGGTCAGCTAGAAAGTGTGCATTTTGTTATTTGTTTGGAATTTGATCATGTACTAATCTGACATAGTGATTTGTCGATATTAACACGTAGCCATTTTCAATGAAGCCAACTCATTATTTTGGTTATGAGTTATGATACAGTAAAGAAATGGGTTTATTTTGAGGTAGCAGCCATTCaatgtaatttgcaggaaaccACCTCTGTATTGTTAACATAAGGGAAGGTTGTGTACATCTGGCCCCCTTTCCGTCCCATTAGTGGGAGTCCTTTAGGCTGtggagtaatgttgttgttgttagccTTTGGAAATTTTATTGTTGCGAAAAAGATATATCATTTGAGCAGTAACGTGTTAGGTTTGAAGAATTAGTGTTTGCCTATGATCCCAACTGTCGAAAAAGATACTACCATGAGTTGTTGGATTAAGTAACGCTCGCTCAAGTGTATGGGCATTTGATGAATCAAACTAATTTATTTGCTGCACTATTTGATTGAAATTAACATCGCCTGCCTTTGTTATACTGTGATTGTTGCAGTCAAagtagtagtttttttttttttttttttttttttttttttttttctcaatttgGGCTGCTTAAATATTAATGTTGTATATGGTCTGACCATTATACAAATTCGACACAAGTGCTTATATATTGGTGGTGTATCATCTCTAACGTTATTTTATCCATCGGATGTAATGTGTCATCTAACATCACTGCTCATACAAACTTAATAGATGTGTTGTTTGCTTGGTTTTATGAAGTGATGCCTCAGCTGATTTATCCTCTCTAACATCACTGCGCATAATTGACATTCACATGTCTACCCTTGGTTCCATTGTGATAAATTGTTTGGTGCATATTTTTTGGCATTATTTGAAATGTTGATCAGTATTTCTGATTATTTATGTTTTTGGGTGTAACAAAGAAAGGCTAAAGCTCTGTTTTGCCTTTCGAGTATAAGCGTCCACAGTCTTCCCAAAACTATTATATAAGAAGATTGAAACTATGTCTTAAAAAAGCCAAGCTAAGAACCTATGAGAGTGTTAGCGGGATTATTAGCCAGGCCTAGCATCTATGAGAATTGTAGTGGGATTATTAGCCATGCGTAGCATCTATGAGAGTTGTAGTGGGATTATTAAACTAGTAAAGTTGTAATTATGTTACTATTCTGGAAGTGATTATAAATTTAAATAATATGTTGTTTGATGTAGTGAACATACAGTGCTATTTCATTGATTCTGTTAATTTATTTTCTCTCAGCAGGTATTGCATTATTAGAGGGTGACTGAGAACTCGCCATTTGATCCATCACCAGCGACTTATCGAATACTGATCAAGAGTTTGGTTGATATAATAAGCTTGAGGAGGCAATTCAGATCAAAGATGAGATGCTGTCAAGGGGTTCGATTCTGATCCTGTTGTTTATGGGCATCTAATGAATGGATGGCTAAGAATAAAGATGGGAATTAAGTTTTGGAATTTTTTGAGGAGCTGAAGGAGAAATTGGGCGGGTATGGAATTGTGTATGGAGCATTGATGAAAGGGTATTTCTGCAAGGGAATGGATGAGGAGGCACTGAGGGTATTTGAAGAGTTAATGGAGAAGATTCAAAGGTTAAGATGGATGAAGTGGCTTACAAGTTGGTTTTGGATGCTTTCTGCAAGCATGGTAAAGGAGGCTCTCAAATTGATTGAAAGATGAAGAGCTTGCATAATCCACCTTGGAAGCTGACCGTGAATCTAGGCAGCTATAATGTGATGGTAGATGGTTATTGTGCAGAAGGAAGGTTTAAGGAAGCGGTTGAAGTATTCATGAACACGGGTGAGAAATTTTGTATCCCTGATATTCTATCATTCAATAATTTGATTGAGTAGCTGTGCAACAATGTNNNNNNNNNNNNNNNNNNNNNNNNNNNNNNNNNNNNNNNNNNNNNNNNNNNNNNNNNNNNNNNNNNNNNNNNNNNNNNNNNNNNNNNNNNNNNNNNNNNNNNNNNNNNNNNNNNNNNNNNNNNNNNNNNNNNNNNNNNNNNNNNNNNNNNNNNNNNNNNNNNNNNNNNNNNNNNNNNNNNNNNNNNNNNNNNNNNNNNNNNNNNNNNNNNNNNNNNNNNNNNNNNNNNNNNNNNNNNNNNNNNNNNNNNNNNNNNNNNNNNNNNNNNNNNNNNNNNNNNNNNNNNNNNNNNNNNNNNNNNNNNNNNNNNNNNNNNNNNNNNNNNNNNNNNNNNNNNNNNNNNNNNNNNNNNNNNNNNNNNNNNNNNNNNNNNNNNNNNNNNNNNNNNNNNNNNNNNNNNNNNNNNNNNNNNNNNNNNNNNNNNNNNNNNNNNNNNNNNNNNNNNNNNNNNNNNNNNNNNNNNNNNNNNNNNNNNNNNNNNNNNNNNNNNNNNNNNNNNAGTTACTTGTTGTTTGTTAAACGTGCTTTCCTCTCTTTCAGTCTCTCACCTCCCTTCACCTTTGTTCTCTATTACCATgaccatttccctccaccctccatttccctccacccttaaTGGAAGTTGTTCTCTATTAGTGAAGGGAGTTCATCCAGGGTGTGTTTGGACTTTGAATAGCAAAAGTTAAGGGAAAgtgaggggagggggaaggagagaagggaaagggaaagaagggaaggggagggctaatgggatgtgggtgtttggatacaatttccttccaaatcttgcctattgtggagagattttgatttgccttggagaagggaaaatgaatccctccaaatctctccccctccatttccctccacccttacCCTCAGTTTCTCCACCCTCGGATTCGTGTCTCCCTCCTTCTCTTACTCTCCCTCGTTCTCCAGATTTCGCTTCAGTATGCTCTTTTCCTTCTTCTACTGCTTTTTTTTTTATGTGTTTTACATTTGTTAGTTTTTCTTCACGCTTCATGATGGTGTCGCCATTGTTGACAGATGCGATGATTTAGAATGTTTTCAGACTCCAATCTCAAACCAATTAAAGGGTAATAAGATTTCTTTattcttctctttctttttttttttttcttttttttacaatTATCATATTTAAGATTGTTATTTTGATGGGTCATCTGCATTTTGGGTTTTAATTGACGATCATCATTTGGTGGTAGTCAGTGGGTTCGTAATTTTGAAGGTTTTCATTATTTCATTTTGTGTAATTGCAATGATTTATGTCGCCATTTTGAAGGTTTTAATTATTGCGTTTTGTGTAACAGGCTCTTGGTGGTAGTCCGTGGGTTCGTAATTCGTTGCTGTCTATTTTTGGTGGTTGGTACATACAGTGAGATGTGTTGCAGGTCAGAGGGAGCATTTTTTTAGCAAACCTTTAGCTTGGACATTACTTTCGTGGTCGTTCTATGTAATTCTTTGCactctttttattctttttttctgTGTCCCACGAGTTTGAGAGAGTCTTGGACCCTGATATAACTCCGGACTCCGGGTGCTGCAAAGCAACTCAGCTATAACTTCCTGGATGCAGTAACTCAGTATGTTGTATGTTACATTTAATTTTGCCTATTTGAAAACAAAAAACTATTCTCTATGTACCCTTTTATCATGTTGCATTCTTGGTCCTTGCTGAAGATAAACTGTATTTATAAaactcttttaatttcattaaatacAGATTGTATTATTTCTTCTCCGAAATATGCGCGTGAATCTCTAGATATGCCAAGGCGGCTTGTTTGTTTCCTCGCATTGTCGTGCTTAGCTTCCAGAAATAGCTCAGGCCCACTAAATCCTACAAAATGTAGTAACACATTCAAACAAATAAATAGATTGCATTTAACTAAAATAAGCATAAATAAGAAACACAATGCAATATTTCAAGGGTATAAAAATGTATTTAAAATGCACTCGTCACATTTCTTGAAAATGACGGTTATGAGAAAAAATAAGAGTGGAACATGGTTAAAATGAAATAATTTGATAGGTTTCGGACAAGTATATCTTATctagggcagagtacggatcgggtatttgatccaaagtgctagttcggatcggatatccatattagaaatcctgaagttagatatccaatatccaaaccaaacgtctcggatatccaatgttcgggtatccaaaataatcggatcgaaTGCGAATATCCATCGGATATCtatacttttgaatttactttaaaattaagtttgaaacacgattatattcatagttttacatgatgattttctttcgtattcttattccaatgttctcgctataaaatttaagtaccacctagatatttctctaatattttaaacataaattaaattgttgtatcaaataaaattttattttctcgaaattatactagaaaactatagtttcggatcggatcggatatccaaatgttttaattctaatatccatatccaaaccaaaaccaaagatttcggatcagatatccaaaccaaacttaactttcggatcggatatccaaaaattcggatcggatttggatcggatatcggatcagtttggataatcggattttttgctcagccctattCTTATCATATGTATGTAGTTTTTATGTACGGAGTATTATTAATTGTCTTTTAACTTTTGTAATCAAGTTCACAAGTAATTTTTTTCATAATATGAAGgttataaaacttgtaaatttttgAGGGTCAAAGTTGACAAATTTTGACCATAAATAACTCAAAAAATAAAATTGTTAATAAAATTCATATATATATTTATCATCAATGAATGTTTCACAAAATATACGAGTATGATATTAGTTGTTTTTATAGTTGAAATATAGTGTCAAATTTGACATTCAATCTTTACTTGTGGAGTACTAGGAGGAGACGAATAGTTAAAATTCACAATAACGCCAAAATGGCATGATATAATAGTACAACAATTATCTCATGGCTGCTTGTGCCTTGAAATTTGAGGAATACAAAGTTGCTGCGGGTATGTGCTCCATGATTTTGGACACATTTCCTTGTAATGTTAAGGCACTTTTTCGATTGACGGTTGCTTATATGAAGTTGAAAAGGTTTCAGTTAGCTGAATTGGATTTGGTGGATGCCTTAGCTGTTGAACCTAGTAATAAGGATGTGTTAAGGGAATTAGATGTGGTAAAAGGTCATCTCCTCATCAAGGAAAATGGTAAAAGAGTGTTGGAGGTTGCTACTGAAGATGGCGTGGACGGGAACAATAAGAAACCTGTTCATATCTTGGCATCGGACGTGGGTATAAAAGATAGTGAAAGCGCGATCACGGAGATGATGGAAGATCATAGTGATGCGAGTATTAAAGAAAATGAGAGTGTGAAAATGGAGGTGACAGAGGCTCAAAATATTTGTGCTAAGAAGTCGgttcttgaaaaaaaaaagatgaattaAAACCTCTCTCTAGAAAATATCCTCCCACCTCTCTCTAGAAaaaagaaaaccctaattcccCAACTGATCTGCCGCCTCTCCCTACCAACCACTTTCCCTCCTTTTCCCCCTACCATCGCCGGAGATGGGGTCCTTTATTGACCCATCTCCGGTGATCGAACACGCCTCCTCTCTTTTGCGGTTCCCGATGGCCTGATttcactccctccattttttcggaTCTTGTATTCTGTCTCGATCGTCCGATCGTCAGGTGGCCTTGGCTGTCGTTTCATGTGGTCGCTCTGAGGTCGGTCCGTTCCGCCGTTCCCCTGTCCTGTCATCGAAAGCGTTGGCATGCAACCCAGGGGTGTCTCCAGTCTCCCTCGCCCCTTTCCCCACCCCTGGTAAGGTCCCGTGTCTTTGAAAGGTTGTTGGTCTGGTCGATGACCATAGCTTATCTTGGTGGCTTTTTTCTGTTTGTGGTGGTGGTCTTGGACGATCCGGTGTTCCCCCTCCCCCTCCCCCACCAGTTCAGTCCTTTTTCGGTGTTTGTTGTCGGACTGTTGTGTCTTTTGGTTGGTAGGGATGCATGTCTGCCGATGGTCCTGGAGGGGTCATTTTGGAATTTGGAGTCTCAGATGTATGTTTTTTGTTGGGTTTTTTTGTGTCTTTCGTGGATGGCACAAGTGTCCGTCTCCTTTTTGGTAGGTGCTGTGTTGGAGTGAGGTCATGGTTGATGGGGTCCGTGTCTGTCGGTTAGAGGCGTGTTTGAGTAGGGTGGTTTTGGGGTTCGGTGGTGGTGTTGGGTGGGGCCGGAGGCGGTGGTCTTTTCGTCGTTGAATGGTTCATCTTTTCTGTTTTATGTCTGGCTTTTTTCTTCTAATAACCTCCTTCAATAGGAGCCTTAGTCGTCGCTTTTATGGTAAGCCAAGTCCCATTAGCGGTGTTGGTGATGTGGTGCTTGGGTCTCTCGGGGTTCATGTTACTAATTGCAGGTTCGAGCTCTCGGTCTGTTTGTCCTATGATCGCTGGGTGCGATATTTAAGGTGTAGGAGATTTATCTCCGTCGAGGGCAGACTTCGTCTTGCTTTTCATCTTTTCTTTCTACGCTCTTTTCGCAAGAGCGTAAGTACACCTTTTTATCGTCATTCCGTTGTTTGTATGCATCGACGGTACTTGGAGGTCCCCTGTGGTGATGAAGATATCAACGTTCGTGGCCAAGTTGCCGTCTTTAATCATTCTACCACCGTTAGTCTTGCTTACCTTAATGTTGTAGTTATCTGTTTAAATAAAGGTTATGTTATCTCTATGTATGGCTTTGTAGGACTAGATCTAATGGATGAGTGTCTGGTGCTACCTAGTCGAGTAGCTTACTTTGTATTGATTAtaataatgtaagttattcaccttctgtcaaaaaaaaaaacaaaagttcTCCAAAAAGGGAGGTGGTAATTCCTGTCTAAGGATCCCCGCACATTCTGATAAAAAGATGCTGGATGGTAAACAGGTGAGCTTTTACCGTAAATGTGA contains the following coding sequences:
- the LOC141653643 gene encoding uncharacterized protein LOC141653643, coding for MVALSKPFSAILHRIKSLSLHRLNHLPLPTPLSFAALYTRLSVYSNCRPTISTCNAVFYALLRQRRYSGFLSLNRFNIQPERFFSNISTRIQVEEEHLLDEEQNLECVSIANRSYWTKRIHKLCAIDENVDEALRLLDRLRLKGYRPDSLNISSLIHALCKARRFTEAHQRFMFSVAARCVPNERTCSVLIARLLDAHTPHVTLVLIQCLTDVNPEFVPSLTNYNRLIDQFCKHFEPNVAHKVLLDMMLRGHYPGVISYTTLINGYCKYGDLEAAFKLFAEMYKKGVVPNSLTYSVLVSGILSSRDIEDGKKLMSHLWECMMRGDDPSVKCAAFANLVDSLSREGFFHEVFRIAEDMPQGNSICHKFAYSQMVDSLCKAGRHHGASRIVYIMRKRGFTPSLASYNSIIHGLSKDGGCMRAFQLFQEGITFGFIPSEYTYKILIETLCQEGDVHKAKEILEYILKLKVVDKTRVYNIYLRALCLINNATELLNTLVLMLQTQCKPDVITLNTVLNGLCKMGRIQDAMKVFNDMAMGKFSEPDTVTFTIVIGGLLDAGEVQKALVLLHENMPQRCLRPNVVTYNAVIRGLLKLGKANEAIEIYRTMVTQGINADSTTYTIIIDGLCAAARLDEVKRFWVEVVWPSKVHDDFVYASILKGLSRSGKLDEACHFLYELVDCGVSPNIYNYNILIDAACKSGSKKYAYEIIGEMRKNGLSPDAVTWRILDKLHSGKHIEEQTG